GAGGACCAGGGCCTCTCGGTCGCGCGCTATCACAGCCTGGCGACCGCACGGGGTGACCCAACTCGCGCCGCCTTGCTGGTGCTGGACTGGCGCGGTTCGGTTGCAGAAGCAGTGACTGCACTGCAGGGCCTGCGGGCCGACGGGTTCACGGCCCCGGTGCTGCTGCTGCTCGACGCGGAGTTGGTCGGGCGGGATGCAGAACTGGAGTCCAGGCTGGCCGGCCTCGCGCTGGTGGTTTCGCGTGGCGTCCGGCTGGGAGAGCTCGGCAACCTGGCGCGGCGTCTTGCCATGGAGCAGGCAGCGGAGACAGCGGCATGAGCGCCCGGACGCGCATCCTGCTTGCGGACGACCATGCCATCCTGCGCGACATGCTGGCAGAACGGCTCGCACTGGAGCCCGATTTCGAGATCGTGGCGGCGGTGCCTGATGCCGACCAGGCGCTCGCGCTGGTACGCGCCCGGCCGGTGGACCTGCTGGTGCTGGATATCGATATGCCGGGACTGTCACCTTTCGCTGCTGCGCGACAGGTGCGCGAGGAATGCCCGGCGACGCGGGTCGTCTTCCTCAGTGCTTACCTGCGCGACGGCTACCTGGCGCAGGCGTTGGCGGTGGAGGCGGCCGGCTACCTGGTTAAAGAGGATGCGCCCGAAGCCATTGTCGACGGCCTGCGCCGTGCCGCGCGCGGGCGGGTCGCGTTTTCCCCCGCGGTGCGGGCGCGGCTGGTATCGCATCGCGAGAGTGTCGAACTATCGGATGCGCCGGCGGGCAGGCTGTCACTCCTCACGCCGCGCGAACTCGAAGTGCTGCGGTACCTGGCGAGCGGGCTCAGCCGCAAGGAGCTGGCCCGCACCATGCAGATCAGCGCCAAGACCGTTGAGCAGCACTGCGATCACTTGATGCAGAAGCTCGGCATCCACGACCGCGTCGAGCTGGCGCGCTTCGCCATTCGCGAGGGGCTGGTCGAGCCCTGATACCGGACCGCCCGGCTCAGCGGCGGGATACGAAAGTCAGTCCGAGACCCCAGTCCGGCGCGCTGTCGCTGAGACCCACCGAAGCCGTCACGTAGGCGCCCCATCCATCCATGCGCCAGCCGACCATGCCCAGCGCCTCGAGGCGGTCGTCGTTGAACTCGTAGCCGGCCTCCCGGTAGTCGAGGAATGCGCCGACTCGCATGCCGCGGGAGCCGCTGTTGGAGAGGCCGCCCACGGAGGCGATCAGGCCGTCGTCCAGCGTGAAGCCGTCCGGGTCGCCGCGAAAGACATAGCCGACAGAACCGATGGCCGTAAAGCCCGGCAGGAACTTGACCAGGTCGGCCTGCAGAGTGAAATCCGTCTGCCCGGTGCCGAGGCCCTTGTCCTCGTCGGCAGTGCCCAGCTTGATGCTGCCGCCCAGGTCCAGCGCAAGATCGCCGGCGCGGTTCTTCCAGGCGTCGTACAGGGTCATGCCGAGCACCACGTCTCCGAGCCCGCTCTCCGTCACGTCCGGGCCGTCGCCGGGTATGGGCTGGCCCCCGGGGCCCTCGATGATGGTGCCGGCGGGAGCGTCTACGCGGAGGTAAGGCACGGTCAGGCGCAGCGACATCCGGTCGCTGCGATACCAGCCGGTCAGGGGGATATAAAGCTCGTCCACCGAGCGGTCGCCGCCGTACTCGCCCGTGGTGAATTCGGTGCCGACGGACAGCTGGAAGCTGCCCGGTGAAGTCGCTCTCGGCGACTCCGCGGCTGGCGCCGCAGCAGCGGCCAGGGCGGTGATGGTTGCAAGCAAGAGGACGCCGGCGTCCTTGCCGGCGTCCCGCGAACGTACGTGTTTAGCGTTGTTAGCGTTCATCGCAATAT
This window of the Thioalkalivibrio sp. XN279 genome carries:
- a CDS encoding response regulator transcription factor, which produces MSARTRILLADDHAILRDMLAERLALEPDFEIVAAVPDADQALALVRARPVDLLVLDIDMPGLSPFAAARQVREECPATRVVFLSAYLRDGYLAQALAVEAAGYLVKEDAPEAIVDGLRRAARGRVAFSPAVRARLVSHRESVELSDAPAGRLSLLTPRELEVLRYLASGLSRKELARTMQISAKTVEQHCDHLMQKLGIHDRVELARFAIREGLVEP
- a CDS encoding transporter, whose amino-acid sequence is MNANNAKHVRSRDAGKDAGVLLLATITALAAAAAPAAESPRATSPGSFQLSVGTEFTTGEYGGDRSVDELYIPLTGWYRSDRMSLRLTVPYLRVDAPAGTIIEGPGGQPIPGDGPDVTESGLGDVVLGMTLYDAWKNRAGDLALDLGGSIKLGTADEDKGLGTGQTDFTLQADLVKFLPGFTAIGSVGYVFRGDPDGFTLDDGLIASVGGLSNSGSRGMRVGAFLDYREAGYEFNDDRLEALGMVGWRMDGWGAYVTASVGLSDSAPDWGLGLTFVSRR